In Mongoliitalea daihaiensis, one DNA window encodes the following:
- a CDS encoding SusD/RagB family nutrient-binding outer membrane lipoprotein — protein MKRKLYSLIVAFSLIFATSCDLDLLDSPNVVTASTANPTFILNNVQLSYAGMFNTLSTFGMRVTRITSQPNVNYANAYFAQTFNGTWNTAYASILNDIKFIEELNESNPTPRHVAIAKVIKAMVLMNLVDNLGDVPLSEALDAANFNPKVDDAASVYQAALAELQAARTLFAVPTANLPTDFFYNNNVARWQKAINSLELRYHLNRKLVDAAGARTAINALIAEGNLLAPGDDFVFRYGTNLTNPDSRSPRYSQYGQGGGDYQGTWYMFHLTEAKGFDDPRVRYYLYRQVIVNPTDPDALRCLGEIAPGHYLAGGFPFCLPNMVDGRGYWGRDHLNNEGIPPDGFAKTMFGLFPAGGRFDNDSALPVNSPTMGAGGAGVQPIMLASYVDFMLAEAAETLGTEGDPKALMLSGVRKHMNYVRAYALSTAEAGVVSGWYPNAQWNTLVDNYVAYVSNEWDDAPAGRRMNLIAREYWLSLFGNGVESYNLYRRTGQPDGMQPALAVDPGLFPRSFLYPNDFVVTNRFAQQKPDLGQRVFWDTNPAGNGWVN, from the coding sequence ATGAAAAGAAAATTATATAGTTTGATAGTAGCATTCAGTTTAATTTTTGCTACGTCATGTGATTTGGATTTATTGGACAGCCCCAACGTAGTTACTGCGAGCACGGCTAATCCTACATTTATCCTGAATAATGTTCAGTTGAGTTATGCGGGTATGTTCAATACGCTCAGTACCTTTGGTATGCGTGTTACACGAATTACTTCTCAACCGAATGTCAATTATGCGAATGCATACTTTGCGCAAACATTCAACGGAACTTGGAATACGGCTTATGCATCTATCTTAAATGATATCAAGTTTATTGAGGAACTGAACGAATCCAATCCAACACCAAGACACGTTGCGATCGCGAAAGTAATCAAAGCAATGGTTTTGATGAACTTGGTCGATAATCTAGGTGATGTTCCACTATCTGAGGCTTTGGATGCTGCCAATTTCAATCCAAAAGTTGACGATGCAGCGTCCGTTTATCAAGCTGCTTTAGCAGAATTGCAGGCTGCTAGAACTCTATTTGCTGTTCCAACGGCTAACCTTCCTACTGACTTCTTCTACAATAATAATGTTGCAAGATGGCAGAAAGCTATTAATAGCTTGGAGTTACGCTATCATTTGAATAGGAAATTGGTGGATGCTGCTGGTGCAAGAACTGCTATTAATGCATTAATTGCTGAAGGTAATTTATTGGCACCTGGAGATGATTTTGTTTTCAGATATGGCACAAACTTGACTAACCCAGACTCACGATCTCCGAGGTACTCTCAGTATGGTCAAGGTGGTGGTGATTATCAGGGTACTTGGTACATGTTCCACTTGACTGAAGCAAAAGGTTTTGATGATCCTCGCGTGCGTTATTATTTGTATCGTCAAGTTATAGTGAATCCCACAGATCCAGATGCCTTAAGATGTTTGGGAGAAATTGCTCCTGGCCATTATTTGGCAGGTGGCTTCCCATTCTGTTTGCCAAATATGGTAGATGGTAGAGGCTATTGGGGAAGAGATCACCTAAATAATGAGGGTATTCCGCCAGATGGTTTTGCTAAAACAATGTTTGGATTATTCCCTGCAGGTGGTAGATTTGATAACGACTCTGCACTCCCTGTGAATTCTCCAACGATGGGCGCTGGTGGTGCTGGTGTTCAGCCAATTATGTTGGCTTCTTATGTAGACTTTATGTTGGCAGAGGCGGCAGAAACATTAGGTACTGAGGGTGATCCCAAAGCACTCATGTTAAGTGGTGTGAGAAAGCACATGAATTATGTAAGAGCATATGCTTTATCTACAGCTGAGGCTGGAGTTGTATCTGGTTGGTATCCGAATGCTCAATGGAATACATTAGTTGACAATTATGTAGCCTATGTATCCAACGAGTGGGATGATGCACCAGCTGGTAGAAGAATGAATTTGATTGCTAGGGAGTATTGGTTGTCTCTATTTGGTAACGGTGTGGAGTCCTATAACTTATACAGAAGAACAGGTCAGCCAGATGGTATGCAGCCTGCGCTTGCAGTTGATCCAGGATTATTCCCTCGTTCTTTCTTGTATCCAAATGACTTTGTGGTTACCAATAGATTTGCACAACAGAAGCCTGATTTAGGTCAGCGTGTGTTCTGGGATACAAATCCTGCAGGTAATGGATGGGTTAACTAA